A genomic region of Cannabis sativa cultivar Pink pepper isolate KNU-18-1 chromosome 1, ASM2916894v1, whole genome shotgun sequence contains the following coding sequences:
- the LOC115704648 gene encoding uncharacterized protein LOC115704648: MMMMKISSVVLVVMVALLVVTAPMVKAVTTNQCKNERTQLVNECRPVIFGQDPSNNCCQRVRVIHVECICPYLTPKFANLINLARTAKQIRSCGRNIPHNFKCGSATFP; the protein is encoded by the exons atgatgatgatgaagatttCATCGGTAGTGTTGGTGGTGATGGTGGCATTATTGGTGGTTACAGCGCCAATGGTGAAAGCAGTGACTACAAATCAGTGCAAAAATGAGAGGACTCAGTTGGTGAACGAGTGCAGGCCAGTGATATTTGGGCAAGACCCCTCCAACAACTGCTGCCAACGTGTGAGGGTCATCCACGTGGAGTGCATCTGCCCCTATCTCACTCCAAAGTTTGCTAATCTCATTAATCTTGCACGAACAGCCAAACAAATCCGAAGTTGTGGAAGAAACATTCCTCACAACTTCAAATGTGGCA GTGCTACTTTTCCATGA
- the LOC115707598 gene encoding large ribosomal subunit protein bL31c, which yields MALNLTNTFLQGTTCLPSLPPKKVSGVSNYRAVVTCRKKELHPQFYEDAKVYCNGEQVMTTGGTQKEYVVDVWSGNHPFYLGSRSASLLDDDQVEKFRKKFGELTEIMEIPVLKGEIILPPKRKSAKGKKK from the exons ATGGCGCTTAATCTGACCAACACCTTTCTCCAAGGAACCACCTGTCTTCCATCACTCCCACCCAAGAAA GTTTCTGGGGTTTCAAATTACCGGGCGGTGGTAACGTGCAGGAAGAAGGAATTACACCCGCAGTTCTACGAGGACGCGAAGGTGTACTGCAATGGTGAGCAGGTGATGACGACGGGTGGTACCCAGAAGGAGTACGTGGTGGATGTGTGGTCAGGGAACCATCCCTTCTACCTCGGCAGCCGCTCAGCTTCGCTCCTCGACGACGACCAGGTCGAGAAATTCAGAAAGAAGTTCGGTGAGCTCACGGAGATTATGGAAATCCCTGTCCTCAAGGGTGAGATCATTCTTCCACCTAAACGTAAATCTGCAAAAGGAAAGAAGAAGTAG
- the LOC115706680 gene encoding uncharacterized protein LOC115706680 → MMRRDIVAWLMMMVLVALFVVVPPTAKAETSPSQCKQERNNIVSACKAVIFRQSPSANCCARVRETHVECVCPYVTPKLANLVNVERSIKQIQGCGRTVPRNFKCGSVTTPP, encoded by the exons ATGATGAGGCGTGATATAGTAGCATGGTTGATGATGATGGTGTTGGTGGCGTTGTTTGTGGTTGTGCCACCCACGGCGAAAGCTGAGACGAGTCCAAGCCAGTGCAAGCAAGAGCGGAACAACATCGTGAGCGCATGCAAGGCAGTTATCTTCAGGCAAAGCCCTTCGGCCAACTGCTGCGCGCGGGTGAGGGAGACTCATGTGGAGTGTGTTTGCCCCTATGTCACCCCCAAGTTAGCCAATCTCGTTAATGTTGAACGTAGTATCAAGCAAATCCAAGGTTGTGGTAGGACTGTTCCCCGCAACTTCAAGTGCGGCA GTGTTACTACTCCACCATGA
- the LOC133033727 gene encoding uncharacterized protein LOC133033727: MDPNATTAAAVDNTSGSLPIGSTPSVTATINGDISSIFQKMARKKKTNTNVDAWTHANKVCRHTILSTLSNDLFDVYCSYKEAKEIWNSMIAKYTDEDVGKQKFMVGNLDRWRMEDNKDIKVQINEYHKLNEDLKILTARNSKLPKREKWQQGRIWYKLKTKIKGMPTYPIIQIALFTSLKLITLLPLRKKGSCFFCGKPDHHAPQYRKRVRNDNPPKPNANSVEGDDIITAVISQAYLVANVKEWVVDSGATRHICANKDVFSSYKPVGDGEEHVYLGDSQTVQVFGKGKVVLKLTFGKTLALNDVLHVPNIRANLISATLLGKVGVKVSFESGKIEMTKNNIFVGKGYCNQGLSY, encoded by the exons ATGGATCCCAATGCTACTACTGCTGCTGCAGTTGATAATACCTCAGGTTCTCTTCCCATTGGTAGTACTCCCTCTGTCACCGCTACCATTAATGGAGATATatcttctatttttcaaaaGATGGCAAGAAAGA AGAAAACAAATACTAATGTTGATGCTTGGACTCATGCCAATAAGGTATGTAGACACACAATTTTGAGTACACTTTCTAATGATTTGTTTGATGTCTACTGCTCTTACAAGGAAGCCAAGGAGATATGGAACTCTATGATTGCAAAGTACACTGATGAAGATGTTGGAAAACAAAAGTTCATGGTTGGCAATCTTGATCGTTGGAGGATGGAGGATAACAAAGACATCAAGGTTCAGATTAATGAGTATCACAAACTTAATGAAGATCTCAAG ATACTAACCGCAAGGAACTCCAAGCTACCAAAGCGAGAGAAATGGCAACAAGGAAGAATTTGGTACAAactcaaaacaaaaataaaaggtaTGCCAACTTACCCAATCATTCAAATAGCTCTGTTTACAAGCCTAAAGCTAATAACACTACTACCTTTAAGAAAAAAAGGGAGTTGTTTTTTCTGTGGAAAGCCAGATCATCATGCACCTCAGTATAGAAAAAGAGTAAGAAATGACAATCCTCCTAAACCAAATGCAAATTCAGTAGAAGGAGATGATATAATTACTGCGGTCATTTCTCAAGCTTATCTTGTGGCCAATGTGAAAGAATGGGTGGTAGACTCGGGTGCTACAAGACATATTTGTGCTAACAAAGATGTCTTTTCCTCTTACAAACCAGTAGGGGATGGAGAAGAACATGTGTATCTTGGTGATTCTCAAACTGTTCAAGTTTTTGGTAAAGGAAAAGTTGTTCTTAAACTCACATTTGGCAAGACTTTGGCTCTAAATGATGTACTTCATGTTCCTAATATAAGAGCAAATTTAATTTCTGCGACTCTATTAGGAAAGGTTGGAGTTAAGGTGTCATTTGAATCTGGCAAGATTGAAATgaccaaaaataatatatttgtgGGGAAAGGCTATTGTAATCAGGGTCTTTCGTATTGA